A section of the Oncorhynchus gorbuscha isolate QuinsamMale2020 ecotype Even-year linkage group LG06, OgorEven_v1.0, whole genome shotgun sequence genome encodes:
- the si:dkey-51a16.9 gene encoding RING finger protein 122, producing the protein MTSEDIYHLPLNMYVIILGIGLFVFMLSLIFCCYMFRLRRQGTREQYGYNEVVLKGAGKKLSLLGQTCAVCLEEFKSRDELGVCPCSHAFHKKCLLKWLEIRSVCPMCNKPICRLQPDPPQGAEAPEAPERSQSQMEV; encoded by the exons ATGACATCGGAAGACATCTACCACCTGCCCCTCAACATGTACGTCATCATCCTGGGCATTGGCCTCTTCGTCTTCATGCTCAGCCTGATCTTCTGCTGCTACATGTTCAG GTTAAGGCGACAAGGCACAAGGGAGCAATATGGATATAATGAG GTTGTTTTGAAAGGAGCAGGAAAGAAACTGAGTCTTCTTGGA CAGACCTGTGCCGTTTGCTTAGAAGAGTTCAAAAGCAGAGACGAGCTTGGAGTGTGTCCCTGCTCACATGCCTTCCACAAGAA GTGTCTGTTAAAATGGCTGGAGATCCGCAGTGTCTGCCCCATGTGTAACAAACCCATCTGCCGTTTGCAGCCAGACCCCCCACAGGGCGCAGAGGCCCCAGAGGCCCCAGAGAGGTCCCAGAGCCAAATGGAGGTGTGA